One window from the genome of Cydia fagiglandana chromosome 21, ilCydFagi1.1, whole genome shotgun sequence encodes:
- the LOC134675190 gene encoding chaoptin-like, with amino-acid sequence MRGNSMLDMASKAWIILLTTMAVKADLTCTHPGTDVVCSTDNSDYILKRGLVSENSKTTGITLRNCRITDIEMESFHQLPALEYLDLSVNKISRLELGVLDGFKKTVFLNLSQKPNLEILDLKGNRLENLELGIFDPLHKLRHLDLSSNKIKGRSLNPYIFDQSPQIKFMDFSRNDMSGTPGNMLAAFEAIDFLNLDRCSLTEVPNFATRSNLRTMKHLILSTNEITKIENPRIFTHLENLEKLNLIANYITEVHEDVFKPLKKAQLIFLGHNKMKNIPETLFQNMRHLNNIDLANNVIEYIPVTAFRGTKLKRLNLSNNRFTYLQDNFNLELRNSGVKLSHLFFQDNPWQCACLNDILVEVKKYGISYNSDKYDGRRPVCVTDEFTCKRQPNFNEFYSELYDNVI; translated from the exons ATGCGTGGTAATTCGATGTTGG ATATGGCTTCCAAAGCGTGGATCATCCTACTAACAACGATGGCGGTCAAAGCAGACCTCACATGCACTCACCCTGGCACCGACGTGGTCTGCTCCACTGACAACTCGGATTATATCCTCAAACGGGGCCTGGTCTCAGAAAACAGCAAAACTACTGGCATTACCCTTCGGAACTGTAGGATCACAGATATCGAAATGGAGTCCTTCCACCAATTACCCGCTTTGGAGTACCTCGATCTCAGCGTGAACAAGATATCCCGATTAGAACTTGGCGTTCTAGATGGATTCAAGAAGACAGTTTTCTTAAATCTCTCGCAAAAGCCCAATTTGGAAATACTTGATTTGAAAGGGAATAGACTGGAAAACCTTGAGCTTGGCATTTTTGATCCTTTACATAAGCTGAGACATCTAGATTTATCAAGCAACAAAATTAAAGGAAGGAGCTTAAATCCATACATTTTCGACCAATCACCGCAGATCAAATTCATGGATTTTTCAAGGAATGACATGAGTGGTACTCCAGGGAACATGCTAGCGGCTTTTGAAGCTATCGATTTTCTCAATTTAGATCGGTGCTCATTAACAGAAGTCCCTAATTTCGCTACCAGATCAAATTTACGAACGATGAAACATCTCATCCTGTCAACGAACGAGATAACCAAAATTGAAAATCCTAGAATCTTCACGCATTTAGAAAACTTGGAAAAGTTAAATCTAATTGCAAATTATATAACGGAAGTGCACGAAGACGTTTTCAAACCATTGAAGAAAGCACAACTGATATTTTTAGGGCATAACAAGATGAAAAACATTCCAGAGACCCTGTTCCAAAATATGCGTCATTTGAACAACATTGATTTAGCAAATAATGTTATAGAATATATTCCAGTTACCGCATTCCGTGGCACAAAATTGAAACGATTGAACTTATCTAATAATCGCTTCACATACTTACAAGACAATTTTAACTTAGAATTAAGAAACTCCGGAGTGAAATTATCACATTTATTCTTTCAGGACAACCCGTGGCAATGTGCGTGTCTGAACGATATTTTGGTGGAAGTTAAGAAGTACGGAATATCCTACAATAGTGATAAATATGATGGCCGACGCCCTGTTTGTGTCACGGACGAATTTACTTGTAAAAGGCAACCGAACTTTAATGAATTTTATAGTGAACTATATGATAACGttatttaa